In Haliotis asinina isolate JCU_RB_2024 chromosome 16, JCU_Hal_asi_v2, whole genome shotgun sequence, the following are encoded in one genomic region:
- the LOC137268955 gene encoding eukaryotic translation initiation factor 5A-1-like: protein MNDAADEIFEQACSGASKTYPKQCSALKKGGHVLLKQRPCKIVEMSTSKTGKHGHAKVHLVGLDIFTGKKYEDICPSTHNMIVPTISRLDYQCIGVDEGFLSLLDDKGAMRNDLRLPDNEMGQDIQRKAELGDDFVVTVQKAMDDEIVVAMKAMKGND, encoded by the exons ATGAATGACGCTGCAGATGAAATCTTTGAGCAGGCTTGCAGTGGAGCCTCCAAGACCTACCCCAAGCAGTGCTCAGCCCTGAAGAAAGGTGGCCATGTTCTCCTCAAGCAAAGACCGTGCAAGATTGTTGAAATGTCCACCTCAAAGACCGGCAAACATGGACATGCTAAG GTTCACCTTGTGGGATTGGACATCTTCACTGGGAAAAAGTATGAGGATATATGTCCCTCGACTCACAACATGATCGTGCCAACTATATCCAGACTGGACTACCAG TGCATAGGGGTAGATGAGGGATTTCTGTCCTTGCTGGATGATAAGGGCGCCATGAGGAATGATCTTCGCCTCCCAGATAATGAAATGGGACAAGATATTCAGAGAAAAGCTGAATTGGGAGATGACTTTGTG GTGACAGTTCAAAAGGCAATGGATGATGAAATAGTCGTTGCAATGAAAGCGATGAAGGGCAACGACTAA